From a single Candidatus Zixiibacteriota bacterium genomic region:
- a CDS encoding ice-binding family protein, with amino-acid sequence MKRVIGKESGTFNVYNSREFAAINSLGITPPFRNCSVFTSNCDTILKLWEGSRVRFFCLEVKKRNNTKNEMQISFIKERKSMKMKILNHFMKISSTTMVMALLFTAFIAGCGDDNGPTGGTPDTTPPTVLSTNPINGGTGVAVISATFSESMSASSISQTSFTVKGPGVTAVAGTVSYDDANYRASFVPSSDLAPSTSFTATITIAAKDGAGNALAGNYVWSFTTLAAATVQPTVPLASCVNYAVLAGSTVTNTGATNITGDVGLSPGSSMTGFPPGIIVGTTHIADPSAAQAKLDLTTAYNNAAGRTLGPVSVAGNIGGLTLPPGLYKSTSGLAISSGDLTLDAKGNANAVWIFQIASTLTTTSGRKVILSGGAKAANIFWQVGTSATLGTTSVLKGTIMADQSITMNTGASCST; translated from the coding sequence ATGAAGCGTGTTATCGGAAAAGAATCCGGCACGTTCAATGTATATAACTCGCGGGAGTTTGCGGCTATCAATTCTTTGGGGATAACGCCGCCGTTCCGCAACTGCAGTGTTTTCACAAGCAACTGCGATACTATCTTGAAACTGTGGGAAGGGAGCCGAGTGCGATTTTTCTGTCTTGAAGTTAAGAAACGAAACAATACGAAAAATGAGATGCAAATCTCATTTATAAAAGAAAGAAAAAGTATGAAAATGAAAATTCTGAATCATTTTATGAAGATTTCAAGTACGACGATGGTGATGGCGCTGCTCTTCACGGCGTTCATCGCCGGATGTGGAGACGACAATGGTCCGACGGGTGGAACTCCCGATACGACACCGCCAACGGTATTGTCCACAAACCCAATTAACGGCGGCACTGGTGTGGCCGTCATAAGTGCGACCTTCAGTGAGTCGATGAGCGCGTCATCCATCAGCCAGACATCGTTTACTGTTAAAGGCCCTGGTGTAACTGCAGTGGCAGGGACGGTCTCCTATGATGACGCCAACTACCGCGCGTCGTTTGTTCCATCGAGCGACCTCGCACCATCCACCTCCTTTACTGCGACGATTACGATCGCTGCCAAAGATGGTGCGGGTAATGCGCTGGCTGGTAACTATGTTTGGAGTTTCACAACTTTAGCTGCTGCAACAGTCCAACCGACGGTACCTCTGGCATCGTGTGTAAATTATGCGGTTCTAGCCGGATCCACAGTTACTAACACCGGCGCCACCAACATCACGGGAGATGTGGGTTTAAGCCCAGGCTCATCAATGACCGGCTTTCCTCCCGGAATAATTGTCGGTACGACACATATTGCCGATCCTTCCGCGGCTCAGGCAAAACTCGATTTGACTACTGCCTATAACAACGCCGCCGGGCGAACTTTGGGCCCTGTCTCTGTGGCCGGCAACATTGGCGGATTGACACTTCCTCCGGGCCTCTATAAATCCACCTCCGGGCTGGCGATTTCTTCTGGAGATCTCACTCTCGATGCCAAGGGAAACGCCAATGCCGTCTGGATATTCCAGATAGCATCTACACTTACCACTACCTCCGGTCGCAAAGTAATACTGAGCGGCGGCGCAAAGGCCGCCAACATCTTTTGGCAGGTCGGCACCTCGGCAACTCTGGGAACGACTTCAGTTCTCAAGGGAACCATCATGGCTGATCAGTCAATCACGATGAATACCGGTGCGTCATGCAGCACTTGA
- a CDS encoding alpha/beta hydrolase, with protein MSKPTLDFIHKYIPPGNPASKLTILLLHGTGGDESDLLPLGKMLAPSAGILSPRGKVLENGMPRFFRRFAEGVLDLEDLKVRANELAQFITSASEEYGFDKNRIVAVGYSNGANIANALLLEAPGLCAGGLLLRAMKTLDPHPRPNLSGTKALICEGRHDPTMPPGSGEDLADILKQSGAQVLVHWLDTGHQLTSEDIVVGQEWLAQNFTD; from the coding sequence ATGAGCAAGCCGACTCTTGATTTTATTCATAAATATATACCTCCAGGGAATCCGGCTTCAAAACTTACAATTTTGCTGCTTCATGGCACTGGCGGTGATGAGTCCGATCTTTTGCCGCTCGGAAAAATGCTCGCTCCATCGGCGGGAATACTTAGCCCACGCGGGAAAGTTCTCGAAAACGGGATGCCCCGCTTCTTTAGAAGATTCGCCGAAGGAGTGTTGGACCTTGAGGATTTGAAAGTCCGCGCCAATGAACTCGCCCAATTCATTACCTCGGCAAGCGAGGAGTATGGTTTCGACAAAAATAGAATCGTAGCTGTCGGCTATTCCAATGGCGCTAATATTGCGAATGCACTCTTGTTGGAAGCCCCGGGGCTTTGTGCTGGAGGTTTGCTTTTACGCGCCATGAAAACACTCGACCCGCATCCCCGACCGAATTTAAGCGGGACAAAAGCTCTCATCTGCGAAGGGCGTCATGACCCGACAATGCCTCCGGGTAGCGGAGAAGACCTTGCTGATATTCTCAAACAGTCCGGCGCGCAGGTACTGGTTCACTGGCTGGATACCGGCCATCAACTTACAAGCGAGGATATCGTTGTGGGGCAGGAGTGGCTCGCTCAAAACTTCACTGATTAA
- a CDS encoding NmrA family NAD(P)-binding protein translates to MNILVIGGTGTVGSHIVSGLSQKKINAKVMLRSNAKAAELPAGASPVLGDIEQPSCLTDVFARIDNLFFLTPVSQTETEQGLAVVDAAKKTGIKRIVYMSVALPKGSEHIPHFGSKIPIEQAILKSTIPFTILRPNNFMQNDFWYKDAILKYSVYPQPIGNKGMNRIDVRDIADAAVNALTSQAHEGKTYTLHGPDVHTGIGTAKIYSRYLERPINYGGDDLDVWSKQALTMLPEWMVHDFRIMYEYFQQNGFTATYQELAEQEKVIGHLPRTFETFLEEITPSWKSSVTV, encoded by the coding sequence ATGAATATCTTAGTTATCGGCGGGACCGGAACAGTGGGAAGCCACATTGTCAGCGGCCTCTCGCAGAAAAAGATAAATGCGAAGGTTATGTTACGCTCAAACGCCAAGGCGGCTGAACTGCCCGCCGGAGCCTCGCCAGTCCTAGGTGACATTGAGCAACCATCGTGCCTAACGGATGTATTCGCAAGGATCGACAATCTTTTCTTTTTGACACCGGTCAGCCAGACCGAAACTGAGCAGGGCTTGGCGGTAGTAGATGCCGCAAAGAAGACCGGAATAAAGCGGATTGTCTATATGTCGGTGGCGCTTCCGAAGGGCTCGGAGCATATCCCGCACTTTGGCAGCAAAATACCAATCGAACAGGCGATCCTAAAATCCACTATCCCTTTCACCATCCTGAGACCGAACAATTTCATGCAGAACGATTTCTGGTATAAAGATGCAATTCTCAAATATAGCGTCTATCCTCAGCCGATTGGAAACAAAGGAATGAACAGAATTGACGTCCGGGATATTGCTGATGCAGCTGTTAACGCCCTCACCAGCCAAGCTCATGAAGGAAAGACATATACACTTCATGGTCCCGATGTCCATACCGGAATCGGCACTGCGAAAATCTACTCCAGATATCTTGAACGGCCGATCAACTATGGCGGCGATGATCTTGATGTTTGGTCAAAGCAGGCTCTCACGATGCTGCCCGAATGGATGGTACATGACTTCCGCATTATGTATGAGTATTTTCAGCAGAATGGGTTCACGGCCACGTACCAGGAATTGGCCGAACAGGAGAAAGTGATTGGTCACCTCCCTCGGACTTTTGAGACCTTTCTTGAGGAGATTACACCGAGTTGGAAAAGTTCGGTAACTGTGTGA
- a CDS encoding pyridoxamine 5'-phosphate oxidase family protein, translated as MADIDRSHFGGQGGEPDGGGEYDLSVEGWIHRLIEDQLYGVLCTQSDGQPYGSMVAFAFSEDLKHVVFGTPRATKKYQILAACRNVALVVNNMSRHSNDLMKVEAFTATGRASEITQTGIPSQWVQSLLKRHPNLEAFVLSSSTAIFEISIARFFLVRSFQKVTEWTPPSGIV; from the coding sequence ATGGCAGATATCGACCGATCACATTTTGGTGGCCAGGGCGGAGAGCCCGATGGGGGTGGTGAATATGACCTTTCGGTAGAGGGGTGGATCCATCGCTTGATCGAGGACCAGTTGTACGGTGTGTTATGCACGCAGAGTGACGGACAGCCTTATGGATCAATGGTCGCTTTTGCCTTCAGCGAAGATCTCAAACACGTTGTCTTTGGAACGCCTAGAGCCACGAAGAAGTACCAAATCCTGGCGGCGTGCAGGAATGTTGCGCTTGTAGTGAACAACATGAGCAGGCACTCGAACGACTTGATGAAAGTTGAAGCGTTTACTGCGACCGGCAGAGCCAGCGAAATCACACAAACGGGAATCCCCTCGCAATGGGTTCAATCGCTGTTGAAGCGACATCCGAATCTGGAAGCGTTTGTCTTATCGTCTTCTACTGCCATATTCGAAATCTCAATTGCCCGATTCTTTTTGGTTCGCTCGTTTCAGAAAGTTACCGAGTGGACGCCTCCTTCTGGTATTGTATGA
- a CDS encoding ring-cleaving dioxygenase, producing the protein MTDGVLGIHHVTAIASDPQRNLDFYVNLLGMRLLKLTVNYDDPGTYHLYYGNKIGSPGSALTFFPWPKIPRGRRGSGQVTSTTFSVPPSSIQYWADRLIRNQIQFEETMTASGEQTLIFEDPDGMELQLVGVAFDSREAWGEGEVPAEHGIRGFHSVTLTLEGYERTAGLMTTQLGFRLRSQHGNLFRYESGDGGSGSFVDILCQPDLRMGGMGAGIVHHVAWRAKDDAHQLRLRESLVKAGQNVTPVIDRNYFHSVYFREPGHVLFEIATDQPGFAIDEPLDKLGGKLLLPPHLETKRSQLEAALPPLTLPSKQKQRQS; encoded by the coding sequence ATGACAGATGGCGTTCTTGGAATTCACCATGTGACAGCAATTGCAAGCGATCCGCAGCGGAATCTTGACTTTTATGTGAATCTGCTCGGAATGCGTCTGCTCAAACTCACCGTCAATTACGACGACCCGGGAACCTATCATCTCTACTACGGCAATAAAATCGGCTCGCCCGGTTCGGCGCTCACATTCTTTCCTTGGCCGAAAATACCGCGCGGACGACGAGGGAGCGGCCAAGTGACATCGACCACTTTTTCGGTGCCTCCTTCGTCCATCCAGTATTGGGCCGACAGGTTGATTCGGAATCAAATTCAATTCGAGGAAACGATGACCGCGTCCGGTGAACAGACGCTCATTTTCGAAGACCCCGATGGAATGGAGCTTCAGCTTGTCGGAGTCGCCTTTGATTCGCGAGAGGCATGGGGTGAAGGCGAAGTCCCAGCCGAACATGGCATCCGCGGTTTCCACAGTGTGACACTTACTCTCGAAGGATACGAGCGGACAGCAGGTCTTATGACAACCCAGCTTGGCTTTCGTTTACGGTCGCAGCATGGTAATTTGTTCAGATATGAAAGCGGCGATGGCGGCTCCGGATCGTTTGTCGATATTCTTTGCCAGCCAGATCTTCGTATGGGCGGGATGGGAGCTGGAATTGTTCATCATGTCGCATGGCGGGCAAAAGACGACGCACACCAGTTGCGGCTTCGCGAATCATTGGTAAAAGCCGGCCAAAATGTAACACCCGTCATTGACAGAAATTATTTTCATTCGGTTTATTTTCGTGAACCGGGGCATGTGCTCTTTGAGATTGCCACTGATCAGCCTGGGTTTGCCATAGATGAACCGCTTGATAAGCTTGGCGGTAAACTGCTGCTACCGCCCCATCTTGAGACGAAGCGCAGTCAGCTTGAAGCAGCGCTCCCTCCGCTGACACTGCCGTCGAAGCAAAAGCAAAGACAGTCATAA
- a CDS encoding RidA family protein, which translates to MNKRHNISSGAKWEDIVGYSRAVRIGNLIEISGTTAVDEAGKTVGINNPYEQTRFILQKIERALKSAGATIADVVRTRVYVMDITQWQEIGRAHAEYFKDIKPATSMIQISALIDPSLLVEIEVTAVVSDGIPDVS; encoded by the coding sequence ATGAACAAACGACATAACATCTCATCCGGCGCAAAATGGGAGGATATTGTCGGTTACTCGCGAGCCGTTCGAATTGGCAATCTAATCGAAATCTCCGGCACCACGGCTGTCGATGAAGCGGGTAAAACAGTTGGCATCAACAATCCCTACGAGCAAACACGGTTTATTCTCCAGAAGATCGAAAGAGCGCTCAAGTCAGCCGGTGCGACCATAGCCGATGTTGTGCGAACGCGAGTGTATGTCATGGATATTACACAGTGGCAGGAAATCGGCCGGGCGCATGCCGAGTATTTCAAAGATATAAAACCGGCGACATCCATGATTCAGATTTCAGCGCTCATTGATCCGAGCTTACTGGTCGAAATTGAAGTCACAGCCGTTGTGAGCGACGGTATACCCGATGTCAGCTAA
- a CDS encoding YeeE/YedE thiosulfate transporter family protein: MLEFIQQPWTWYVSGIIISLIMFLMLFFGQSFGFSANLRTMCAIAGAGKKVKFFDFNWRSQIWNLVFLIGAIVGGFVTHQFLSTDEPVKIATSTINDLAKLGIGAPTSVQPPEIFGWDAVLSLKGFLILAIGGLMVGFGSRYAGGCTSGHAISGLSDLQAPSLIAVVGFFIGGLAMTFIFLPLIFLSIY; this comes from the coding sequence ATGTTAGAATTTATTCAGCAACCCTGGACGTGGTACGTATCCGGAATCATCATTTCACTGATAATGTTTTTGATGCTATTCTTCGGTCAATCTTTTGGTTTTTCGGCAAATTTAAGAACAATGTGTGCTATTGCAGGTGCAGGAAAGAAAGTTAAATTTTTTGATTTTAATTGGAGATCACAAATTTGGAATTTAGTTTTTTTAATAGGCGCTATTGTAGGAGGCTTTGTTACACACCAATTTCTTTCTACCGATGAACCTGTAAAAATAGCAACATCAACTATTAACGATTTAGCTAAACTAGGTATTGGGGCTCCTACATCGGTTCAACCCCCGGAAATTTTTGGTTGGGATGCCGTACTTTCTTTAAAAGGATTTCTAATTCTTGCTATTGGCGGTTTAATGGTTGGCTTTGGTTCAAGATACGCGGGCGGCTGTACATCGGGGCATGCCATAAGCGGCTTGTCGGATTTACAAGCCCCGTCACTAATTGCCGTAGTTGGTTTTTTTATTGGCGGTTTAGCAATGACATTTATTTTTTTACCCTTAATTTTTTTATCTATATACTAA
- a CDS encoding TerC family protein has protein sequence MEAYLQNQTLLYGAFILFVLGMLALDLGIFHRRDHVVSVRESLIWTAVWIVLALAFMAFVYYRYETISPGRGTGAALEFLTGYLIEKSLSIDNVFVFLLIFSYFNVAAQYQHRVLFWGIIGALIFRAIFIALGALLIAKFHAIIYLFGGFLVFTGIKMAWAKDKQIHPERNPILRLFQKMVAVTADYRGKHFFVREGGKWLATPLFVVLILVESSDIIFAVDSIPAIFAVTKDPYIVFTANVFAILGLRSLYFALAGVMKLFHHLHYGLSIILVFVGVKMVLSDLYKIPIGISLGVVGLIIAGSIVASLIWPRKETAPVKSTFDSGHKT, from the coding sequence ATGGAAGCGTACTTACAGAATCAGACTCTCCTCTACGGAGCATTCATCCTATTTGTGCTTGGCATGCTGGCGCTTGACCTGGGGATCTTCCACCGGCGTGATCATGTGGTAAGCGTTCGCGAGTCGTTAATCTGGACCGCTGTCTGGATTGTTCTGGCACTGGCTTTCATGGCCTTTGTCTACTACCGATACGAGACAATTTCACCCGGACGGGGTACCGGAGCGGCCCTGGAGTTTCTCACCGGCTACCTTATCGAGAAGTCTCTCAGCATCGACAACGTATTCGTATTCCTCCTCATTTTCTCGTACTTCAATGTGGCCGCACAATATCAGCATCGAGTCTTGTTCTGGGGGATCATCGGTGCGCTGATTTTCCGCGCCATCTTCATCGCGCTCGGGGCATTGTTGATTGCGAAGTTTCATGCCATCATCTACCTCTTCGGTGGGTTCCTGGTCTTCACCGGCATCAAGATGGCTTGGGCAAAAGACAAGCAGATCCATCCAGAACGAAATCCTATCTTGCGACTGTTTCAGAAAATGGTCGCCGTTACCGCCGACTACAGGGGAAAGCACTTCTTTGTACGCGAGGGGGGTAAATGGCTGGCCACTCCATTATTCGTCGTATTGATCTTGGTTGAGTCAAGCGACATCATATTCGCAGTAGATTCGATTCCGGCCATTTTTGCAGTGACCAAAGACCCGTACATTGTATTCACGGCCAATGTCTTTGCTATTCTGGGCTTACGCTCTCTCTATTTTGCATTGGCCGGTGTGATGAAGCTATTTCACCATCTACACTATGGGCTCTCGATCATTCTGGTCTTTGTTGGAGTCAAGATGGTGCTGTCGGACCTTTACAAGATCCCGATAGGCATTTCTCTGGGGGTGGTGGGCTTGATCATCGCTGGCTCAATCGTTGCGTCTCTCATCTGGCCGCGTAAGGAGACTGCACCAGTTAAAAGTACCTTCGATTCGGGTCACAAGACTTGA
- a CDS encoding RNA-binding protein — MNIYIGNMSSETTEDQLRQAFQAFGEVSTINIIKDKDSGQPKGFAFVEMPTANEGTAAITGLNGQQLNGRALKVNEAKARV, encoded by the coding sequence ATGAATATCTACATCGGCAACATGTCGTCTGAGACGACAGAAGATCAGTTGCGCCAGGCCTTTCAGGCATTTGGCGAAGTGTCAACCATCAACATCATTAAAGACAAAGACAGCGGTCAGCCAAAAGGGTTCGCCTTTGTCGAAATGCCGACGGCAAACGAAGGTACAGCGGCCATCACCGGCCTAAATGGCCAACAGTTAAATGGACGCGCGTTGAAAGTCAACGAAGCGAAAGCGCGCGTCTAA
- a CDS encoding DUF6691 family protein, giving the protein MKLIKFLVTGVLFGIVMAKSEAFSWYRIQEMFRFQAFHMYGIIGTAVILGVIGVAVIKKFNMRDISGNPIKFFPKDKSTPCYLIGGTIFGLGWALSGACPGPMVVNIGYGYLSMGIVFLFALIGTYLYGVIKDKLPH; this is encoded by the coding sequence ATGAAACTAATAAAATTTTTAGTTACTGGCGTATTGTTTGGAATTGTAATGGCTAAGTCTGAAGCATTCTCGTGGTATCGTATTCAGGAAATGTTTCGTTTTCAAGCGTTCCACATGTATGGCATTATTGGCACAGCGGTTATTTTAGGAGTTATTGGGGTGGCAGTAATAAAAAAATTTAATATGCGTGATATTAGCGGAAACCCGATTAAATTTTTCCCGAAAGATAAATCAACTCCTTGTTATCTTATAGGCGGTACAATATTCGGATTGGGATGGGCCTTATCAGGTGCCTGCCCTGGGCCTATGGTGGTAAATATTGGATATGGTTACTTATCAATGGGTATTGTTTTTTTGTTTGCTCTAATTGGAACGTATCTCTACGGTGTTATAAAAGACAAGCTTCCTCACTAA
- a CDS encoding lmo0937 family membrane protein: MLWTIAVILLILWALGLVTGYTISGFIHILIVIAIVAVLLRIISGRRVM, from the coding sequence ATGCTGTGGACAATAGCTGTAATTCTGTTAATTCTATGGGCGCTTGGCTTGGTGACAGGCTATACGATAAGTGGTTTCATTCATATTCTGATAGTAATTGCCATTGTGGCTGTGCTGCTGAGGATAATTTCCGGCCGACGGGTTATGTGA
- a CDS encoding DinB family protein — translation MTTTWQTIIWQQFGAAIDMLENAIVACPEDLWGDRSVYHEYWYWVYHTLFFLDYYSSGTDKGFAPPSPITLSELDPAGGMPERVYTKDEMLSYLNYGRNKSRAAIVSLTDDNANERCDFNRPELTIAELLLYNMRHVQHHTAQLNLLLRLRINSAPKWVGKTKIKLSGE, via the coding sequence ATGACCACCACCTGGCAAACAATCATCTGGCAGCAATTCGGGGCGGCAATTGATATGCTAGAGAATGCGATCGTCGCCTGCCCTGAAGATTTGTGGGGCGACCGCAGTGTGTACCATGAGTATTGGTATTGGGTCTATCACACCCTCTTCTTTCTCGATTATTACTCCTCCGGTACCGACAAGGGATTTGCGCCGCCATCACCTATTACACTCTCGGAACTCGACCCGGCAGGCGGCATGCCCGAACGTGTGTACACCAAAGATGAGATGCTGAGCTATCTGAATTACGGACGCAACAAGTCCCGCGCCGCAATTGTGTCTCTTACCGATGACAATGCCAATGAGCGGTGCGATTTCAACCGCCCCGAGCTGACAATCGCCGAACTGTTGCTCTATAATATGCGTCATGTTCAGCACCATACGGCGCAGTTGAACCTCCTGCTCCGTCTACGAATCAACTCCGCTCCCAAATGGGTCGGCAAGACAAAGATAAAACTCAGCGGAGAATAG
- a CDS encoding ion transporter has product MSRIANSTFFDRFTLGLIIVSSIVIGLLSYPQVVAAAGSWLMPLETIILWLFVLEMVIRIGALWPRSWRYLASGWNIFDLLIVIASVLPVHSEAASVFRLIRVLRALRLLKAVPGLQVVVRGMIKSVGSLGYVSLILCIHFYIYGLAGIKLFGVMDPIHFGSLSEVFLTLFQVVTLEGWVDVMRGLIAAGASQLVAGIYFVSFILIGTMVIMNLVIGVIINNMMESQKELLTDTAHDESSQNAVIREINQLEGIVDSLKSEVAKLRSLLTDRQQ; this is encoded by the coding sequence TTGAGTAGGATCGCAAACTCGACCTTTTTTGATCGCTTTACCCTTGGCTTGATCATTGTATCAAGTATTGTCATTGGACTCCTTAGCTATCCACAGGTCGTTGCAGCTGCTGGCTCATGGCTGATGCCCCTCGAAACAATCATCCTTTGGCTTTTCGTGCTGGAGATGGTGATCCGAATTGGAGCGTTATGGCCGCGGTCATGGAGATATCTGGCCAGCGGATGGAACATCTTCGACTTGCTCATCGTCATCGCTTCGGTGCTTCCGGTCCACAGCGAGGCTGCCTCGGTGTTTCGCTTGATACGAGTCCTACGGGCATTGCGCCTGCTCAAGGCAGTCCCGGGACTGCAGGTGGTCGTGCGCGGAATGATCAAGAGTGTGGGCTCACTTGGTTACGTGAGCCTTATTCTGTGCATTCATTTCTACATCTACGGTCTGGCTGGCATCAAACTGTTCGGAGTAATGGATCCCATTCACTTCGGCTCCCTATCAGAAGTCTTCCTCACCCTGTTTCAAGTGGTGACGCTGGAAGGATGGGTTGACGTTATGCGCGGATTGATAGCAGCCGGCGCCAGCCAACTAGTAGCTGGGATCTATTTTGTATCTTTCATACTGATCGGTACGATGGTCATCATGAACCTTGTCATTGGCGTTATTATCAACAACATGATGGAGTCCCAGAAAGAACTCCTGACGGACACAGCGCATGATGAGTCGTCACAAAATGCGGTAATCCGCGAAATCAATCAGCTTGAAGGGATAGTTGATTCTCTCAAGAGTGAAGTTGCGAAACTTCGGTCGCTCCTAACCGATCGCCAGCAGTAG
- a CDS encoding SulP family inorganic anion transporter, translated as MNIHQNITAYLKGSALFDIKAGFITAIVALPLAIAFAIASGVPPIMGLYTAVIAGLLGSTFGGSKFSITGPTGAMTVIILATVNRFGIEGLLMAGLLAGLIQIAFGVAKVGTFVKYIPLPVVSGFTAGIGIIIFIGQIANGLGISIPAEEFIGHTVVDIVKEFHSVNLSAVIIVVGTILMLVFLPSMFKRIRPLKNLPPSLVPLSLSVAATMHLGWILPEVGDVPSGLPAFNLLSFNFDLARQVLPAALTIALLGSIEALLCAVVCDGMTNTKHDSDKELKSQGIANAILPWFGGIPCTAAIARSAVNVREGAKTKGAGIIHALFLLSFMLVFASIVSHIPKAFLAGILMFVSFKMINIDEIKTIMRISRQDTIILFVTLGLTVLTDLVFAVQIGMFFAIFLLFVRLVNTSDIRALEEYDPTDTISATLNAHPLLKDKMAVYTINGPFFFGTMSIFEKKVNEHMHMARPIILIRMKHVPFIDATGQTRLKAFVRERKGRGIYVLFSGLQIRVEEQLLASKEFQSLVPTEHIFERSVQAIEFAEENLLQKVPV; from the coding sequence ATGAATATACACCAGAACATCACAGCCTATTTAAAAGGCTCAGCTCTCTTTGACATCAAAGCCGGATTCATCACGGCCATAGTCGCTTTGCCTCTTGCTATCGCTTTTGCCATCGCATCTGGTGTGCCCCCTATTATGGGATTATACACGGCGGTCATTGCAGGTCTACTCGGCTCAACATTCGGCGGCTCAAAGTTCTCGATTACCGGGCCGACCGGCGCGATGACTGTAATTATACTCGCCACGGTCAATCGATTTGGAATCGAAGGCCTTCTCATGGCGGGACTTCTGGCCGGTCTGATTCAAATTGCTTTTGGCGTGGCCAAGGTTGGAACATTCGTCAAATATATTCCATTGCCAGTTGTCTCGGGTTTTACGGCGGGAATCGGCATAATCATTTTTATCGGACAAATTGCGAACGGGCTGGGGATTTCCATCCCGGCTGAGGAATTTATCGGCCACACAGTTGTCGACATCGTGAAAGAGTTTCATTCGGTCAATCTCTCGGCCGTGATAATCGTAGTAGGAACTATTCTCATGCTGGTCTTTTTGCCTTCGATGTTCAAACGAATTCGGCCATTGAAAAATTTGCCGCCATCGCTTGTGCCCTTGTCGCTTTCGGTCGCGGCAACGATGCATCTTGGCTGGATTCTTCCCGAAGTCGGCGATGTACCGAGCGGGCTTCCGGCATTTAATTTACTAAGTTTTAATTTCGACTTGGCGCGCCAAGTCCTACCAGCGGCACTCACCATCGCGCTGCTTGGTTCAATCGAAGCTCTTCTCTGCGCTGTGGTGTGCGATGGTATGACCAATACCAAACATGACAGCGACAAAGAATTAAAGTCTCAGGGAATCGCTAACGCGATTCTCCCTTGGTTTGGCGGCATCCCCTGTACGGCGGCTATCGCGCGAAGTGCAGTGAATGTGCGTGAGGGCGCAAAAACGAAAGGCGCGGGAATTATTCATGCGCTTTTTTTGTTGTCTTTCATGCTGGTTTTTGCGTCTATTGTTAGTCATATTCCAAAGGCGTTTCTCGCTGGGATTCTCATGTTTGTCTCATTCAAAATGATTAATATCGACGAGATAAAAACGATAATGCGGATAAGCAGGCAGGACACGATTATTCTGTTTGTGACATTGGGGCTGACGGTCCTAACTGATTTGGTCTTTGCTGTACAGATCGGAATGTTCTTCGCTATATTTCTGCTCTTTGTTCGGCTGGTGAACACGAGTGACATTCGCGCGCTGGAAGAATATGACCCGACTGATACTATCAGCGCGACACTCAATGCCCATCCCCTCCTGAAAGATAAAATGGCGGTCTATACAATCAACGGCCCATTCTTTTTTGGCACGATGAGTATTTTTGAAAAGAAGGTCAATGAGCATATGCATATGGCGCGTCCGATAATCCTCATTCGGATGAAGCATGTGCCATTTATTGACGCAACGGGACAGACACGTCTGAAAGCTTTTGTGCGCGAAAGAAAAGGGCGCGGCATCTATGTTCTCTTTAGCGGGTTGCAAATACGGGTCGAGGAACAGCTGTTGGCCAGCAAGGAGTTTCAATCGTTAGTGCCGACTGAGCATATTTTCGAGCGATCTGTCCAGGCAATTGAGTTTGCGGAAGAAAATCTTCTGCAAAAGGTTCCTGTATAA